The proteins below come from a single Microthrixaceae bacterium genomic window:
- a CDS encoding excinuclease ABC subunit UvrA, whose translation MTTNAATQHPADRDPADRHPADRHEIITVRGARENNLRNVDLEIPKRRLTVFTGVSGSGKSSLVYATIAAESQRLINETYSTFVQGFMPNLGRPDVDLLDGLTTAIIVDQERIGTNPRSTVGTITDANAMLRILFSRLGEPHIGGAKAFSFNVPTVSGSGTATTNKGGTRKVERKTFTITGGMCARCEGMGRINDMDFTQIYDATKSINEGAILVPGFSVDGWYGRVYGGSGFFDPDKAISKFTKQELHDLLHKESTKIKVDGINITYEGLVPRIQKSMLSKDVEAMQPHIRAFVERAVTFVTCPDCDGTRLTEAARSSKIAGINIADACAMQISDLATWVRGVEDPSVAPVVASLGDLLDSFVDIGLGYLSLERPSGTLSGGEAQRTKMIRHLGSSLTDVTYVFDEPTAGLHPHDIERMNALLMQLRDKGNTVLVVEHKPETIAIADHVVDLGPGAGSAGGTICFEGTVEGLRASDTLTGRHLDHRAALKETTRTPNGALEIRGANTNNLQDVDVDIPLGVLTVITGVAGSGKSSLAHGSIPTDDVITVDQGAIKGSRRSNPATYTGLLEPIRKAFAKANGVKPALFSANSEGACPTCNGAGVIYTDLVMMAGVATTCEDCEGKRFDASVLDYTFGGRNIAEVLAMPINEALEFFGAGDAKVPAAHKILQRLNDVGLGYISLGQPLTTLSGGERQRLKLAVHMSDDGGIYLLDEPTTGLHLADVEQLLGLLDQLVDSGRSVIVIEHHQAVMAHADWLIDIGPGAGHDGGRVVFEGTPSDLVAARSTLTGQHLAAYVGA comes from the coding sequence ATGACCACCAACGCCGCAACTCAGCACCCCGCCGACCGCGACCCCGCCGACCGCCACCCCGCCGACCGCCACGAGATCATCACCGTGCGCGGCGCGCGCGAGAACAACCTGCGCAACGTCGACCTCGAGATCCCCAAACGGCGCCTCACCGTGTTCACCGGGGTGTCGGGTTCGGGGAAGAGTTCGCTGGTCTACGCCACCATCGCCGCAGAATCGCAGCGCCTCATCAACGAGACCTACAGCACCTTCGTTCAGGGGTTCATGCCGAACCTCGGCCGGCCCGACGTCGACCTGCTCGATGGCCTCACCACGGCGATCATCGTCGATCAGGAGCGCATCGGGACCAACCCCCGCTCGACGGTCGGCACCATCACCGACGCCAATGCCATGCTGCGCATCCTGTTCAGCCGGCTCGGCGAGCCCCACATCGGCGGCGCCAAGGCCTTCTCGTTCAACGTGCCTACGGTGAGCGGGAGCGGCACGGCGACGACCAACAAGGGCGGAACCCGCAAGGTCGAGCGCAAGACCTTCACCATCACCGGGGGCATGTGCGCGCGGTGCGAGGGAATGGGCCGCATCAACGACATGGACTTCACCCAGATCTACGACGCCACGAAGTCGATCAACGAGGGCGCGATCCTGGTGCCGGGGTTCTCCGTCGACGGCTGGTACGGACGGGTCTATGGCGGGTCCGGCTTCTTCGACCCCGACAAGGCGATCTCCAAGTTCACGAAGCAGGAACTTCACGATCTGCTCCACAAGGAATCGACCAAGATCAAGGTCGACGGCATCAACATCACCTACGAGGGCCTGGTGCCCCGCATCCAGAAATCGATGCTGTCCAAAGACGTCGAGGCGATGCAGCCCCACATCCGGGCCTTCGTCGAGCGGGCAGTGACGTTTGTGACCTGCCCCGACTGCGACGGCACGCGACTCACCGAGGCGGCACGGTCGTCCAAGATCGCGGGCATCAACATCGCTGACGCCTGCGCGATGCAGATCAGCGACCTGGCCACCTGGGTGCGCGGGGTCGAAGACCCCTCGGTGGCGCCGGTGGTCGCCTCGCTCGGCGATCTCCTCGACTCCTTCGTCGACATCGGCCTCGGCTACCTGTCCCTCGAACGCCCCTCAGGAACGCTGTCGGGCGGGGAGGCCCAGCGCACCAAGATGATCCGCCATCTCGGCTCCTCGCTCACCGACGTCACCTACGTCTTCGATGAGCCCACCGCCGGCCTGCATCCCCACGACATCGAGCGGATGAACGCCCTGCTCATGCAGCTTCGGGACAAGGGCAACACCGTGCTGGTCGTCGAACACAAACCTGAGACCATCGCCATCGCCGATCACGTCGTCGACCTCGGCCCCGGCGCCGGAAGTGCCGGCGGGACCATCTGTTTCGAAGGCACCGTCGAGGGGTTGCGAGCGAGCGACACCCTGACCGGTCGCCACCTCGATCACCGCGCTGCGCTCAAGGAGACGACGCGCACACCGAACGGCGCGCTCGAGATTCGTGGTGCCAACACGAACAACCTCCAAGACGTCGATGTCGATATCCCCCTCGGTGTGCTCACCGTCATCACCGGGGTCGCGGGGTCGGGCAAGAGTTCGCTGGCGCACGGTTCGATTCCGACCGACGACGTGATCACCGTCGACCAGGGCGCCATCAAGGGGTCTCGTCGCAGCAATCCGGCCACCTACACCGGCCTGCTGGAACCCATCCGCAAGGCGTTCGCCAAGGCCAACGGGGTGAAGCCGGCACTGTTTTCTGCGAACTCCGAGGGTGCGTGTCCGACGTGCAACGGGGCTGGGGTCATCTACACCGACCTGGTGATGATGGCGGGGGTGGCCACGACGTGTGAGGACTGCGAGGGCAAGCGTTTCGACGCGTCGGTGCTCGACTACACCTTCGGCGGCCGCAACATCGCCGAGGTCCTGGCCATGCCGATCAACGAGGCCCTTGAGTTCTTCGGTGCCGGCGATGCGAAGGTGCCGGCCGCGCACAAGATCCTCCAGCGACTCAACGATGTCGGGCTCGGCTACATCAGCCTCGGCCAGCCCCTGACCACGTTGTCGGGCGGCGAACGTCAGCGCCTGAAGCTTGCGGTGCACATGTCCGACGACGGCGGCATCTACCTCCTCGACGAGCCGACCACCGGCCTTCACCTCGCCGATGTGGAACAACTGCTCGGGCTGCTCGACCAGTTGGTCGACTCGGGCCGCTCCGTCATCGTCATCGAGCACCACCAGGCGGTGATGGCCCATGCCGACTGGCTCATCGATATCGGACCCGGTGCTGGCCACGACGGCGGACGGGTCGTGTTCGAGGGGACGCCGAGCGACCTGGTTGCGGCGCGTTCAACCCTGACCGGACAGCACCTCGCCGCCTACGTCGGCGCCTGA
- a CDS encoding VIT family protein, whose protein sequence is MIHQSEPHRDDLNNHMSRLRAGVLGANDGIISTAGLVIGVAAATTDTSAIATAGVAGLISGAVSMALGEFVSVSTQRDVERALIRKERQELEEMPVAEHQELIEILRQQGLTAATAKNVADELTAEDPLEAHLRVELGIDRHNLTRPWGAAGSSLAAFSVGALLPLIAVLVSAASIRIPVTFAAVLLGLCATGFISARLGGSSPAKAVVRLLVGGAAAMAITYAVGQLVGTFNG, encoded by the coding sequence ATGATCCATCAGTCCGAGCCCCACCGCGACGATCTGAACAACCACATGTCGCGGCTGCGTGCCGGGGTGCTGGGAGCCAACGATGGCATCATCTCGACTGCAGGCCTGGTGATCGGCGTTGCCGCGGCCACCACCGACACCTCGGCGATTGCAACGGCCGGGGTGGCGGGGCTCATCTCGGGTGCGGTGTCCATGGCCCTCGGCGAGTTCGTCTCGGTCAGCACCCAGCGCGATGTCGAACGGGCCCTCATTCGTAAAGAACGCCAGGAACTCGAGGAGATGCCAGTTGCCGAACACCAGGAACTCATCGAGATTCTCCGGCAACAAGGACTCACCGCGGCGACCGCGAAGAACGTGGCCGACGAGCTCACCGCCGAGGATCCCCTCGAGGCCCACCTTCGAGTCGAACTCGGCATCGACCGCCACAACCTCACCAGACCGTGGGGTGCCGCCGGTTCCTCCCTGGCTGCGTTCTCGGTCGGTGCGCTGCTTCCGCTCATAGCGGTGTTGGTCTCGGCGGCGTCGATTCGTATTCCTGTCACGTTTGCGGCGGTGCTCCTCGGACTGTGCGCGACCGGATTCATCAGTGCCCGACTCGGCGGCTCCTCACCGGCCAAGGCCGTCGTCCGACTGCTGGTGGGCGGAGCGGCGGCGATGGCCATCACCTATGCGGTAGGCCAGCTCGTCGGCACGTTCAACGGCTGA